GGACGAGTTTACTATGGCACCACTGCCGGCCGGCTGCACGTGCTCGACGCCAAAGACGGAAGGCTGATTAAAAGCTTCGACGTTGGCTGGCCGATTCTGGGTGCAGCGGTGTTTGCGAACGATTCCATTTACCTGCAATCGGTCGGGGCGATAGTGCATTGCTTCGACCTCAATGGCACCGAACGCTGGCGCTGGGATCACTACAAGTCGTATCAAGACCCGAAGACCAACAAGCTCGCCTCGGGTTTTCCCGGAAGCTTTCACGATCCGCATTATGCCGGCGGAGAGGTGGCAGTCGCAGGGAACCGCGTCGTCGTGAACATGGGCTGGGATTTGTACTGCCTGAAGGACCAAGGGGAAAAGCCCGAGATGGTTTGGTGCAATCGCGCGCCGCTGGGTAAGGATCCCGGCATTGCGATGGGCCCCGCGATCAACGGTGAGTGGGTCTATGTAGGTCATCCAGGAACGGATCAGTTCGGCGGGTTCATGCGTGTTCGGCTTGCCGACGGCGGTTTTGATCCGAAAGTAGATTTCCGTTCAAGCGGGTATCCCGGTTCCGTGTGGGCGGTGTTCGCTACACCAGCTGTGCGCGAGGGGACTGCGTATGTGCCGACGCATTACATGGGCGTACACGCGTGGAACTTCGACAAGCACCAGGCACTTTGGGCGGCTCGGACGGATAATACGCTCGATCAGTCGAAATTTACATCGTGCATTTCGTCCCCGGCGCTGACTCGCGGGCATTGTGTGTTCGGCACGATCACCGGCGAACTGCACGTCATCGCTGTCGAATCGACTGGAGGTTGGCCGCAGTTCAGGCCGACCCCATTCACGTTCAAAACGCCACTCGGGCGGCCCATTGGCTCGTCGCCAATCGCATGCGGCGGCGCGGTCTATTTCGGCTGCGACGACGGCTATTTATATGGACTGAAAGCAGGCGGCAAGCTCCAATTGCCGCAACCCAGGAATGACCTACACGCGGTCCGCTCGCGCGCCGTTCCGGCGACCGGTAGTTCTTACGGCGCGCCGGTTGCCAGCATGGATCAGGCGAATACCGGCTGCGTTGACGACCCGCGATTGAAACCGCCGCTCCGCTTGCGGTGGGCAACGCGACCCTTCGATCTACGCGTGCAGATGAGCGCGGATGAGGACAGCCTCTATTTCATTTCCGAGGCTGGGACTTTCGCCGCCCTCGAACAAGCCACTGGTCGAATTCGCTGGCGCCAACGACTCAATAGCCCGATCGGCGGCTGGCAGCAATTGTTGCTCGACCGGGGCCAGTTATTCGTTACTCGCAGCACGTCTGCTCTCCGCGCGCGAAAGCCTGAAGAAGGAGGTTCCGCCTTCAACGCTTTCGACGCGAAAACTGGCCAACTCCTCTGGCAAGCCGAGTGGGGTTCACTGCAAGGTACTTGCCGCACTTCGCCGGTAATTGTCGGCGACGTCGTAGCAGGAATCACTTTGGAAGGGAGTCCGCCAAAACCGCGAGCCCGCGCCTTTCACGCGGAAACGGGCGCAGCACTCTGGTCGCTCGACTTGCCCGGCAACGCCAAGCTTATGGCCGGCGGCACCTGCGTGCTCGATGGCAAAATGATCTTTTCTTGCGGCCAGACTTGGGGCGCCGGACTTGGCGCCACAGTCGTGGTCGAGCCCGGGACGGGTAAGGTTCTCTGGGAAACTACCGAACACCATATTCACGGCTACGGCAGACCGGCGGGCCGCGATGGTTTGATCTATCTCGGCGGACAGTCGGGCGCTCCGATGGTATGTCTTTCGGTCTTCGATGGTAGCTTGAAGTGGAAGGTCGATATGGTGAGCTATTCTCACAGCCCGTCGCTCGGCCAAGATTTTTTCGTCACGCGCAGTTATGGCGGGCACGGAATCCTCCGCGAGTTAGCCAGCGGCAAGCCAATCATCCGCAATGGCCGCGAAGCCCTGGGCGGCTGCCCGGACCATTCTTGTTCACCGGTGTTGCTAACGACCGGGCGGATTTCGTATGCAGTCAGCTCCAGCGGCTTGTATGCCCGCAACGTCGATTCGGGCGAAATTATTTGGC
Above is a window of Anatilimnocola aggregata DNA encoding:
- a CDS encoding PQQ-binding-like beta-propeller repeat protein, which encodes MTIDRICLRSIALFIAGFLPPPGLAADWPQFMRNSEHTGDAAEEALQLPLGLATCVRLDDAITTSPAVVNGTVFVVDQMGTAYAIDPIESKILWQSSPDGNRAMGGNTSSVCVARGRVYYGTTAGRLHVLDAKDGRLIKSFDVGWPILGAAVFANDSIYLQSVGAIVHCFDLNGTERWRWDHYKSYQDPKTNKLASGFPGSFHDPHYAGGEVAVAGNRVVVNMGWDLYCLKDQGEKPEMVWCNRAPLGKDPGIAMGPAINGEWVYVGHPGTDQFGGFMRVRLADGGFDPKVDFRSSGYPGSVWAVFATPAVREGTAYVPTHYMGVHAWNFDKHQALWAARTDNTLDQSKFTSCISSPALTRGHCVFGTITGELHVIAVESTGGWPQFRPTPFTFKTPLGRPIGSSPIACGGAVYFGCDDGYLYGLKAGGKLQLPQPRNDLHAVRSRAVPATGSSYGAPVASMDQANTGCVDDPRLKPPLRLRWATRPFDLRVQMSADEDSLYFISEAGTFAALEQATGRIRWRQRLNSPIGGWQQLLLDRGQLFVTRSTSALRARKPEEGGSAFNAFDAKTGQLLWQAEWGSLQGTCRTSPVIVGDVVAGITLEGSPPKPRARAFHAETGAALWSLDLPGNAKLMAGGTCVLDGKMIFSCGQTWGAGLGATVVVEPGTGKVLWETTEHHIHGYGRPAGRDGLIYLGGQSGAPMVCLSVFDGSLKWKVDMVSYSHSPSLGQDFFVTRSYGGHGILRELASGKPIIRNGREALGGCPDHSCSPVLLTTGRISYAVSSSGLYARNVDSGEIIWQSLGFAPRACTTPIAANGRLFFSPNVNNSIYCFEPLGVQRDQP